The Roseovarius indicus genome has a segment encoding these proteins:
- a CDS encoding adenine phosphoribosyltransferase gives MPKSTTVKDYIRTIADFPHEGIMFRDVTTLFADPRGFRMAVDQMLHPYAGMRIDKVVGLEARGFILGGAVAHQLSVGFVPIRKKGKLPGKVISEDYQLEYGEAVVEVHDDAISAGEKVLLVDDLLATGGTAEAGIRLIERLGGEILSCAFIIDLPELGGRARLEKLGMDVHALCAFEGL, from the coding sequence ATGCCAAAATCCACCACGGTAAAGGACTATATCCGAACGATCGCGGATTTCCCGCACGAGGGGATCATGTTCCGCGACGTGACGACGCTCTTTGCCGATCCGCGCGGGTTTCGCATGGCGGTCGACCAGATGCTGCACCCCTATGCGGGGATGCGGATCGACAAGGTGGTGGGGCTCGAGGCGCGGGGGTTCATCCTCGGCGGCGCGGTGGCGCATCAGCTGTCGGTGGGGTTCGTGCCGATCCGGAAGAAGGGCAAGCTTCCGGGGAAAGTGATTTCCGAGGATTACCAGCTGGAATACGGCGAAGCGGTCGTCGAGGTGCATGACGACGCGATCTCGGCGGGGGAAAAGGTATTGCTGGTGGATGACCTGTTGGCCACGGGCGGCACCGCCGAGGCGGGGATCCGGCTGATCGAGCGGCTGGGGGGCGAGATATTGAGCTGTGCGTTCATCATCGACCTGCCCGAGCTGGGCGGTCGGGCACGGCTTGAGAAGCTGGGGATGGACGTGCACGCGCTGTGCGCGTTCGAGGGGCTCTGA